The DNA segment TCCGTCACCATACGCGGGCGTACTCGTGCCAGCCCCGAAAAGTCACACCATCGAGCGCAGGTAGGCCGCAGCCGTCCGGAGTTTCGACGGCTGGCGGATCTCGCGCATCTCGGCGTCGGTCAACTCGAAGTCGAACACGTCGAGATTCGCCTCGATGTGTTCGCGGCTGGTCGCCTTGGGGATCGTGACGACGCCGTCCTGCTGGAGCAACCACCGCAACGCGACCTGTGCCGGGGACTTGTCGTAGGCCGTCCCGATCCGTTCGAGAATCGGATCGTTCAGCACGCTCCCCCGAGCGAGCGGACTGTATGCCGTCAGGAGCACGTCGTGGACGCGACAGTAGTCCAGCAGTTTCCGCTGGTCCCAGTAGGGGTGATACTGCACCTGATCGGTGAGAATCGGCACGTCGCTGACCTCGCGGGCGCGTTTGAGTTTCTCGACGCCGAAGTTGCTCACGCCGACGTGGCGGACCAGCCCCTCCTCAACGAGGTCGGCCATCGCCCGCAGCGTCTGCTCGTGGTCGGCCCGCGTGAGGTAGTTCGGCTGGTGAATCAACAGCAGGTCGACGTAGCCGGTCCCCAGCTTGTCGAGACTCTCGCGGGTCG comes from the Halapricum desulfuricans genome and includes:
- a CDS encoding aldo/keto reductase, whose amino-acid sequence is MKYETARGVEVPALGLGTWQLTGRDCTTAVETALEVGYRHIDTAQAYGNEAEVGEGIAAADVDREEIFLTTKLDTRNRTYQRVVDSTRESLDKLGTGYVDLLLIHQPNYLTRADHEQTLRAMADLVEEGLVRHVGVSNFGVEKLKRAREVSDVPILTDQVQYHPYWDQRKLLDYCRVHDVLLTAYSPLARGSVLNDPILERIGTAYDKSPAQVALRWLLQQDGVVTIPKATSREHIEANLDVFDFELTDAEMREIRQPSKLRTAAAYLRSMV